The Rhodobacter sp. genome segment CGCCCTGGAAGACGCTGCGGGACTGCCCCAAGCGCGCGCCGCTGGACGGGCCCGAGAGCACCGTGGTGCTGGCCGCGCCCTGGGACCGCGCGCTCGACGGGGTCGAGGGGTTCGATTTTCTCGAGCTGTTCCTCTGGTTCCACCGGGCGCGGCGCGACCTGCTGGTGATCGACCCTGCGCACGGGGGTGGGCCGCGCGGCGTGTTCGCCTTGCGCGCGCCCGTGCGGCCCAATCCGATCGCCGTGACGACGGTCGCGCTGGTCGCCCGTCACGGCAACCGGTTGATCGTGCGCGGGCTCGAGGCGCTGGACGGCACGCCCCTGATCGACATCAAGCCTGGGCGCTGCCCGAACGCGCCCTGATCACTCGGCCGTCGGCGCGGGGCGGGTGTGGCGGCCCAGCGGGATTTCCTTCAGGAAGACCGCGAACCCGACCCCCAGCACCGCCAGCCCCGCCACGACCCAATAGATCGGCGCAATCGCGTCCACCACATGGCCGGCGATCATCGCGCGCGCCTCGGGGGGCATGTGGGCGATGGCCTGCGGCCCCAACTCGGCCGAGACGGGCATTCCGCCAAAGCCCGACGACAGCCGCGCCGTCATCATCGCGCCAAAGACCGCAACAGCCAGCGACCCGCCGATCTGGCGGAACATCACGCCCGAGGCCGTCGCCGTGCCCAGGATCTTGCGCGGGACCGCGTTCTGCACGGCCGTGGTCAGCACCGGAAAGCACAGCCCCATGCCAAAGCCGAAGACGACGATCATCCCCGAGAAAACCCAGATCGACGTGTCGGCCGCGATCTGCGCCAGCAGCGCCGCACCCAGCGCGACAAAGGCCATGCCGGCCAGCGGCAACACCCGGTAGCGCCCGGTGCCCCGCATGTAGCGGCCCGCGACCGTCGTCGCGCCGATGATGCCCACCGTCATCGGCGCCAGCAGCAGCCCCGAGATCATCGGCGTCACGCCGCGCGCGATTTGCAGGTAGATCGGCAGAAAGGTGACCGCCCCCAGCATCGCAGCGCCGGTCAGCATCGACAGCGCCGATGTGTTGCGGAACACGTTCTCGCGGAACAGGTCGAGCGGCAGGATCGGTTCCGCCACGCGCCGTTCGATGGCGACAAAGGCCAGC includes the following:
- a CDS encoding MFS transporter → MSAPKTPTAAPLPETEHPAHNGSVRLVIASVATLLLLAALDQTVVSTALPTIVADLGGIEHLSWVVTAYILASTVAAPLYGKLGDLYGRRAMVFVSVGLFLLGSLLCGIADSMTFLIVARAVQGLGGGGLFVLALSVVGDVLSAAERGKVQGMFAAVFSVSSMIGPLIGGWFVEQFSWHWIFLINVPLGILAVIGFAASFPAHVVTHKHRIDWAGAAMLSISLAALTLLTALGGRSFAWTSIEAYGLGATSALALLAFVAIERRVAEPILPLDLFRENVFRNTSALSMLTGAAMLGAVTFLPIYLQIARGVTPMISGLLLAPMTVGIIGATTVAGRYMRGTGRYRVLPLAGMAFVALGAALLAQIAADTSIWVFSGMIVVFGFGMGLCFPVLTTAVQNAVPRKILGTATASGVMFRQIGGSLAVAVFGAMMTARLSSGFGGMPVSAELGPQAIAHMPPEARAMIAGHVVDAIAPIYWVVAGLAVLGVGFAVFLKEIPLGRHTRPAPTAE
- the tsaA gene encoding tRNA (N6-threonylcarbamoyladenosine(37)-N6)-methyltransferase TrmO; the protein is MRPDMPDKPLKPNEIATEVPLGADATLGFIGHVETPWKTLRDCPKRAPLDGPESTVVLAAPWDRALDGVEGFDFLELFLWFHRARRDLLVIDPAHGGGPRGVFALRAPVRPNPIAVTTVALVARHGNRLIVRGLEALDGTPLIDIKPGRCPNAP